The genomic stretch GTGCACTGACCGAGAACTGGCAGGTGGGCGGCGGCTATACCTATGCACGCCTGCACACCCTCAAGGATGCGGCCAACCCGCAGAACGAAAACCAGCGTTTCGACACGGACACCCCGGAGCACCTGTTCAAGCTGACCACCAGCTACCGCTTCCAGGGCCCGCTGGAAAAACTGCGGGTCGGCGGCAACATCTCCTGGCAGAGCCGCATGTACAACGACGTCGCGCTGGCAGATGGCAGCACCTACCGTCTCGAGCAGGGTGCCTACGCCATCACCGACCTGATGGCCGGCTACCGGGTCAACCAGAACCTGGACCTGCAACTCAACGCCAACAACATCTTCGACCGCGAGTACTACTCGTCCATCTCCAACTCCACCAGCTACGGTGGCGACACCTACGGCGCTCCGCGCAACATGATGTTGACCGCCAAATACAGCTTCTAGATAGCCCGGGCGCAGGGACGCGCACGATTGCTGATGCATGTTTGAATAGCGCACGGATTGACGGTACTTCTTCTCCCCCACTCCAAGGACAGGCACATGGCTCTGATCTCGCAACGAGTAGAAATGGCGCGCAACGGCGCCAACGACAAGGTTATCTGTCGCCTGGCATCTGGCTGGGTGGTGATGGGCGACGTGCAGTTCCTGCCGGGATACTGCTTGTTGCTGCCCGACCCTGTGGTGCCCAGCCTGAACGATCTGGATGCCCAGGCCAGGGCCACCTACCTGCTCGACATGGCCCGCATCGGCGACGCCGTTCTGCAGGCTACCGGGGCGCTACGGATGAATTACGAGATCCTCGGCAATTCCGAGCCAGAACTGCATTGCCACCTATTCCCGCGCTACGCCTCAGAACCGGAAAAACATCGCAAAATGCCCGCCTGGTTCTACGACTGGAAAACCGCCCCACCCTACGCCGAAGAAACCCACGGTGAGCTGCGCCGCAAAATTGCCGAACTGCTGACTAGCCCGTAGCAGCTGCCGAGCCCGCGAGGCTGCGTTCGGCTGCGAAGCAGACGCCAAGGACCCACGCCCCCCCCGGCGAGGACTGCGTCCTCGAACGCAGCCTCGCGGGCTCGGCAGCTGCTACGCTTTTATTGAACACCCGACACTGCCCAGGTGACTGCCATGAGCACGGCTGCGCTGTCAGAACTCGATGCTGCCCTGCCTGGTCTGGCCCGCAGGATCCGTGTGTTGGACGCGCTGTCCTGGCCGGTCGGGATTGAAGAGGTGTTCCTGGCCAATTGGCGCGCCGGCAAGGCGGCGTTGCCCAGAGTCGAGTTACAAGCGCGTGAGCACAGCGCCGAGATTGCCGCCCTGCAAAGCTTTGCCGGACGCTGTGACGAGGGCCATCCGGCCGGCAATTACCTGGCCATGACCGCCCGCAGCTACGCCACGGCCGGGCGCATGCTGGGGGCCATCGGGACTCCCGATTTCACCCGTTACTCCTCGGCGCTGTACCGGCGTCCGGACTTCTATTACACGAACCTGCACTTGAGCATGCTCGACGCGGCCCAGTTCTTCCTCAAGACCACCGACGCGCTGCTGGGCGGCGCTCGGATTCCCCCAAGCCAGGCCGACATCCCGGCCGAGGCTTTCGCCGCCTGGATGCAACCGGAGCTGGACAGCTTTTTCGGCGCCGGCCAGATCAGCATCGTGCTCGACCCGAGCCTGGCCGCCAAGGCCATTGCCGGCGCAAGCCGAATCCGCCTGCGTGCCAGCGCGCTGTTCTCGGACTTGGACAAACAGCAGTTGCTGCAACACGAGGCCTTCGTACATGTCGCCACGGCGCAGAACGGCGCCCGCCAGAGCAATCTGAAAAGCCTCGGCCTCGGTGCCCCACGCACCACCCAGACCCAGGAAGGCATTGCCACCCTCGCCGAGCTATTCACCGCCAGCATGGACATCAACCGTTTGCGCCGCCTGGCCCTGCGAGTGCTGGCGGTCCAGCAAGCGCTGGATGGCGCCGATTTTATCCAGGTATTCGAAGGGTTCCTGGCGGCCGGCCAATCGCAGGAGGAATCGTTCCGCTCAACCCAACGGGTGTTCCGCGGGGCCGACCTGCGTGGCGGCGCGGCGTTCACCAAGGACGCGGCCTACCTGACCGGATTACTCGGTGTGCATACCCTGCTGCGCATCGCCATCCGCGACAACCGCCCGGACCTGGTCGGACATTTATTTGCCGGGCGCCTGACCCTCGGTGATACCGTACGCCTGGCACCGCTGTTCGAATCCGGCTGGCTCCAGGGACCGACCTACCTGCCCGCCTGGGCCAGTGATCTGCGGCGACTGGCGGCGAACCTGGCGTTTTCAGCCTTCATCTCGCGGATAAAGCTTGAGGTGCTGGATCTGCAGGTGCTGATGGCCTTCGCCGACGAACACGAAAGCGATGCCAGCGCCATGTGAACCATGGACGTATTGGGCGGCAACCAAAGTCCATTCAGGGGAAGCCAGATGAACGCGACAACCGTGGGGAAATGGGCGACCTGCCTGCTCGCCCTGCAACTGCTGCTGATGGCGGGATGCAGCAGCAAAACCAGCCGGAGCACCTATGCGAGCAGCAGCCAGGGCTCCAACTGCTATGCCAAGGCGCTGCCCACCGCCGGGGAAGGCGGCCTGGCCTGGGGCTCGACCTTGGGTGCGGCGCGGCAAAAATCCATGGTGAGTTGTCAACGCTACGCCGGTCGATCCGGTGGCACGCCGAGCACCTGCAAAGTGGTGCTGGCCAAGTGCAAAACCCGCTAACACCGACGGCCAGCAAACGGAGTGGATCGATTCTGCTGCTACGCTTTGAACTCCTCCGAATGGATTAATACGATGTATTGGTGCATCCCCCTCTCCCCATCTGCCTGGACGCGGCCATGAGCCGTCGGCTGATGGCTGGCCTCACCGTGGCGCTTATCGGCGTGACCAGTTACGTGCTGGTCCAGTGGCAGATGGTCAACCAGCACAAGCGCGAGGTGCAGTGCACCGAGGCCCGGCAGGCGCTCAAGGATGTGCAGATTCGGGCGCGCGCGTTGGCGGCCGGTTTGTCGCTGGACGCTTACAGCCAGGAGGAGGAAGCCAAAGTGGCGGCGCTGATCAAGGCGCTCGACGCCGCCAGCAACGAGGCCGAGGTGAATGCGGTGATTGCCGCGCATGCTGCCGCCATCGAGGCCGAGGCGGCGGCGATCGATGCGCAGGTGGACACC from Pseudomonas sp. S04 encodes the following:
- a CDS encoding HIT family protein, which translates into the protein MALISQRVEMARNGANDKVICRLASGWVVMGDVQFLPGYCLLLPDPVVPSLNDLDAQARATYLLDMARIGDAVLQATGALRMNYEILGNSEPELHCHLFPRYASEPEKHRKMPAWFYDWKTAPPYAEETHGELRRKIAELLTSP
- a CDS encoding flavohemoglobin expression-modulating QEGLA motif protein, giving the protein MSTAALSELDAALPGLARRIRVLDALSWPVGIEEVFLANWRAGKAALPRVELQAREHSAEIAALQSFAGRCDEGHPAGNYLAMTARSYATAGRMLGAIGTPDFTRYSSALYRRPDFYYTNLHLSMLDAAQFFLKTTDALLGGARIPPSQADIPAEAFAAWMQPELDSFFGAGQISIVLDPSLAAKAIAGASRIRLRASALFSDLDKQQLLQHEAFVHVATAQNGARQSNLKSLGLGAPRTTQTQEGIATLAELFTASMDINRLRRLALRVLAVQQALDGADFIQVFEGFLAAGQSQEESFRSTQRVFRGADLRGGAAFTKDAAYLTGLLGVHTLLRIAIRDNRPDLVGHLFAGRLTLGDTVRLAPLFESGWLQGPTYLPAWASDLRRLAANLAFSAFISRIKLEVLDLQVLMAFADEHESDASAM